One genomic region from Armatimonadota bacterium encodes:
- a CDS encoding fibronectin type III domain-containing protein, with amino-acid sequence MRDRILWTNAAIIIGLMVCLAGCGGGGGGGSTTQTPVAPTNLQSQAATSSTITLSWTDRATNETGYEIQRRTVGGTWITVGQTAAGATQFVDAGLTANTTYEYRVRALGTSGNSDYTAAITASTTSGETGVPNAPSGLRVTATTSTSVSLAWTDNSSIETGFELQRRSGGSFSTIATLSANVTTYTDTGLSSGTAYEYQVRALGASGNSAYSATVVGVPGNTGGTGTVTGRVASLLGAVPISGARVSIGGAFTTTTLADGTYTIANIPTGNYQLEASASGYQTNTVQISVKAGANNLGDILLTATGDGPPPPPIF; translated from the coding sequence ATGCGAGATCGGATTCTCTGGACGAATGCGGCAATCATTATCGGGCTCATGGTCTGCCTGGCCGGGTGTGGGGGCGGAGGCGGAGGCGGCAGCACGACCCAGACACCGGTTGCTCCCACCAACCTGCAGTCTCAGGCGGCCACATCAAGCACCATCACCCTCAGTTGGACCGATCGCGCCACCAACGAGACGGGCTATGAGATCCAGCGACGCACAGTCGGGGGAACCTGGATCACCGTGGGACAGACAGCCGCGGGTGCCACACAGTTCGTAGACGCCGGGCTGACGGCCAATACCACCTATGAATACCGCGTGCGCGCACTGGGCACTTCGGGAAACTCCGACTACACGGCCGCTATTACAGCATCCACCACTTCGGGCGAGACGGGCGTTCCCAACGCCCCGTCGGGCCTGCGCGTGACTGCGACCACGAGCACATCAGTGTCCCTGGCCTGGACGGACAACTCCAGCATCGAGACGGGTTTTGAGCTCCAGAGGCGAAGCGGTGGCAGCTTCTCCACCATCGCCACCTTGAGCGCCAATGTGACAACCTACACCGATACGGGCCTGAGTTCGGGCACCGCCTATGAGTATCAGGTCCGCGCTCTTGGAGCCAGCGGGAACTCGGCCTACTCCGCGACGGTCGTTGGTGTCCCCGGCAATACCGGCGGCACGGGGACGGTTACAGGGCGCGTGGCAAGCCTCCTGGGCGCTGTGCCCATATCCGGTGCCCGCGTGAGCATCGGTGGCGCTTTCACCACCACGACGCTGGCGGATGGGACGTACACCATCGCCAACATACCCACCGGAAACTACCAGCTCGAGGCAAGCGCCAGCGGATACCAGACCAACACGGTGCAGATATCGGTCAAAGCCGGCGCTAACAATCTGGGCGACATTCTCCTGACCGCCACCGGCGACGGTCCGCCGCCCCCGCCCATCTTCTGA